From the genome of Rhodopirellula islandica:
CCTTCCTTTCAAGTCGTGGGAGTGCTTGCGCTTCAGATTCGGCCTGAGCGTGAGTTCATTCCGATCCTTCAGCTTGGTCGGACAGGTGCATCGGGCGAAACGTATGCCTTCAACGAAGACGGCATCATGATCAGCAACAGTCGCTTCGACGAAGAGCTCATCCTGCTGGGGCTGTTGCCGGACCAACCTCATTCGCGTTCCATCCTGCAGATGTCTTTGCGAGACCCCGGCGCTGATATGACGGAAGGTTTTCGCCCCAACCGCCGCCGGTCTCAGTTGCCACTGACAACCATGGCAGCCGATGCGATCGCGGGCAATTCGGGGCTGAACGTGGACGGCTATCGGGACTACCGCGGGGTGAACGTGATCGGCGCTTGGCGGTGGTTGCCAAAGTACAAAGTTGGCGTTGCGATTGAAGTCGATGCTGATCAAGCGTTTCGCCCGATTGTGATTTTACAGCGCACGTTCTTGACGATCTTCGTTCTGTTGCTGTTGTGCGCGATCGTGATTTTTGTGTTCACCCTGATCGTCGCTCGGCTGCAGCGTCAATCGCGCGAAGCGGTGATCGAAGCCCAGCAACTCGGCCAATACACACTGGATCACAAGTTGGGCGAGGGCGCGATGGGGGTTGTGTACAAAGGCCACCATTCGATGCTGCGGCGTCCCACTGCGATCAAGCTGTTGCATGCCGACAAAGTGAATGACACTTCGATCGCTCGTTTTGAACGGGAGGTGCAGATCACCTGCCAATTGAACCACGCCAATACGATCGCGATCTACGACTACGGCCGCACGCCCGAGGGAGTGTTCTACTATGCCATGGAATACCTCGACGGCATTGACCTTCAGGACCTCGTGGACAAGTACGGAACTCAATCCGAGGCCCGAGTGATTCACATTCTGTTGCAAATCTGTGGGTCCCTGTTCGAAGCACATTCGCAGGGCTTGGTGCATCGCGACATCAAACCCGCCAATGTGATGTTGAATCGGCGGGGTTGTGAACCCGATGTGGTGAAGGTCTTGGACTTTGGTTTGGTCAAGGCGGTCGACCGCACCGAAGGATCGCCTGTGACCGACGGAAGTTCGATGTCAGGAACGCCGTTGTACATGTCGCCTGAATCCATCCAGGCACCAATGACCGTTGACGCTTGCAGCGACATCTACGCTGTCGGCGCCGTCGGCTACTTCCTGCTGACGGGCAAACCTGTTTTCGAAGCGGCCAATTTGGTCGACCTGTGTCAAAAGCACATTGAAGAATCCCCGGTCCCGCCGACCAAACGCAGCAACGTCAAAGTATCCAGCCAACTCGAAGACGCAATCATGGGATGCTTGGAAAAGTCACGTGCGAAGCGTCCGCAAACCGCGCGTGATCTCGGAATCCTGATCTCGAAATGTGCTGCAGCGAGCCAATGGACGATCGAGGAGGCCGATCGATGGTGGGGGCGGCACGAACGCGGATCAGA
Proteins encoded in this window:
- a CDS encoding serine/threonine protein kinase, yielding MNPLKRLNRSRNSRVHPDAHMTWASRSISTTVTRTGLYLQKQLWIWPIVAVVVLSTIGYFMGGAIETTIKGNVSSGMQTLVDLEAEMLTKWFSVQESAAEALANDATVRRTVYQLFQPDPPASPPASPGDPHKELAAELGPAMSAHDFDSYLLVDKSKRIVSATHAALVGEQGISEYESFLDRALAGEAFVSPPFPSVVMMKDTDGQSRMGVPTMYVCAPVRDPSFQVVGVLALQIRPEREFIPILQLGRTGASGETYAFNEDGIMISNSRFDEELILLGLLPDQPHSRSILQMSLRDPGADMTEGFRPNRRRSQLPLTTMAADAIAGNSGLNVDGYRDYRGVNVIGAWRWLPKYKVGVAIEVDADQAFRPIVILQRTFLTIFVLLLLCAIVIFVFTLIVARLQRQSREAVIEAQQLGQYTLDHKLGEGAMGVVYKGHHSMLRRPTAIKLLHADKVNDTSIARFEREVQITCQLNHANTIAIYDYGRTPEGVFYYAMEYLDGIDLQDLVDKYGTQSEARVIHILLQICGSLFEAHSQGLVHRDIKPANVMLNRRGCEPDVVKVLDFGLVKAVDRTEGSPVTDGSSMSGTPLYMSPESIQAPMTVDACSDIYAVGAVGYFLLTGKPVFEAANLVDLCQKHIEESPVPPTKRSNVKVSSQLEDAIMGCLEKSRAKRPQTARDLGILISKCAAASQWTIEEADRWWGRHERGSESNVTASPTPESSPTESSAMDATMDQSFQEPPNDAV